A genomic segment from Blastopirellula marina encodes:
- a CDS encoding efflux RND transporter periplasmic adaptor subunit, which produces MSKFTGILKLVLKSLISLCLVGGGIATVIFLGKAKTESDQPPPEDIRLVETQTVQPHDSGITFQVDGVVVPYREIQLAAEVAGRVIEKSDKLRIGRTVSAKEPIVLIDRRDYDLELERLQEDLEQAEDNIAEMDVQIAAAEGQIELASENLVIQTRSTDRIRSLVSRNATTESSLDDALRAELTAKTTLQSQRDQFALLKATKTRLENVRDRTKAEISAAQLQLSRTTIASPIDGVVVEDNVEQDSYLQKGTVICSIRDTSKLEIKCSLQAHQMKWLWESSTGSTEAKKRGAYELPETPVTVSYRIGNETYLWDGKLTRYDGGQIDQQTRMIPCRVQVENPLHVQRVTDDGDVDTLAEVPTLMVGMYVHVDVHVNPRSPLVSVPVPAVYPGNRLWVVKDGKLQRREISVAVSSDDDALVYAGEGKIQPGEQVVVSPLSAPFDGAKVEVVQ; this is translated from the coding sequence ATGTCGAAGTTTACCGGCATTTTAAAACTCGTCCTGAAATCACTCATCTCCCTCTGTTTGGTGGGAGGGGGTATTGCGACTGTTATTTTCTTGGGGAAAGCGAAAACAGAGTCGGATCAGCCGCCGCCGGAGGACATCCGTCTCGTCGAGACTCAAACGGTTCAACCACACGACTCGGGAATTACTTTCCAAGTGGACGGAGTTGTTGTTCCCTATCGCGAAATTCAACTGGCTGCGGAAGTTGCTGGCCGGGTCATCGAAAAATCGGACAAGCTGCGCATCGGCCGGACAGTCTCTGCGAAGGAACCGATCGTTTTGATTGACCGTCGCGACTATGACTTGGAATTGGAACGCCTGCAAGAGGACCTGGAACAGGCCGAAGACAACATCGCCGAGATGGATGTTCAAATTGCCGCGGCCGAAGGACAGATCGAACTGGCTTCGGAGAACCTCGTAATTCAAACACGATCGACCGACCGAATCCGCAGTCTCGTTAGCCGCAACGCCACCACCGAATCGAGTCTGGATGACGCCCTGCGAGCAGAGCTAACGGCGAAAACTACCCTGCAATCTCAGCGTGATCAATTCGCTCTGCTTAAAGCGACCAAGACGCGACTGGAAAACGTACGCGATCGCACAAAAGCAGAAATCTCGGCGGCCCAATTGCAACTCAGTCGTACGACAATCGCTTCGCCCATCGATGGAGTAGTTGTCGAGGACAATGTCGAGCAAGACAGCTATCTGCAAAAAGGGACGGTCATCTGTTCGATCCGCGACACCTCGAAGCTCGAAATTAAATGCAGCCTGCAAGCCCATCAGATGAAGTGGCTATGGGAGTCATCGACAGGCTCCACCGAAGCAAAAAAGCGGGGGGCCTACGAGTTGCCGGAAACGCCCGTTACCGTGAGTTATCGGATTGGCAATGAAACCTATCTGTGGGACGGAAAGCTGACCCGCTACGATGGCGGTCAGATCGACCAACAAACCCGCATGATTCCGTGTCGCGTTCAAGTCGAGAACCCACTTCACGTTCAACGAGTGACCGACGACGGCGATGTCGACACGTTAGCCGAGGTCCCGACACTTATGGTGGGGATGTACGTTCACGTCGATGTGCACGTTAATCCACGAAGCCCGCTGGTCTCGGTTCCTGTTCCAGCAGTCTACCCAGGCAATCGGCTGTGGGTGGTCAAAGACGGAAAGCTGCAAAGACGAGAAATCTCGGTTGCCGTAAGCAGCGATGACGACGCGTTGGTGTATGCCGGCGAAGGGAAGATACAGCCTGGGGAACAAGTTGTTGTTTCGCCCCTGTCGGCCCCGTTCGATGGCGCGAAAGTCGAGGTGGTTCAGTAG
- a CDS encoding response regulator, producing MIADAIPQMEELTDFEVRGEVLICDDEPDICDALAHFVKKRGFDPIITHRGNECVRLALKERPMAILLDVNLPDSNGLEVCSQLTDAEQTSQIPIIILSANGCEDTVRQIRRSGARFYVRKPYDPNTVVAILEQAVNDARSW from the coding sequence ATGATTGCGGATGCCATTCCCCAAATGGAAGAACTCACCGACTTTGAAGTCCGTGGTGAAGTTCTCATTTGCGATGACGAGCCAGATATCTGTGATGCTCTAGCTCACTTTGTCAAGAAGCGTGGCTTCGACCCGATCATTACACACCGAGGAAACGAATGCGTCCGGCTTGCCCTTAAAGAACGCCCGATGGCGATTCTTCTGGATGTAAATCTGCCTGACTCCAACGGCCTTGAGGTTTGCTCTCAGTTGACCGATGCGGAGCAAACCAGCCAGATTCCAATCATCATCCTCAGCGCCAACGGCTGCGAAGATACGGTACGCCAGATTCGTCGCAGTGGCGCTCGCTTCTATGTCCGGAAGCCATACGATCCGAACACGGTCGTTGCGATCCTGGAACAAGCGGTCAATGACGCGCGATCCTGGTAG
- a CDS encoding NAD(P)-dependent oxidoreductase, producing MPSIEIVPGKTKIGWIGTGVMGTSMCGHLIDKGFSATVYNRTKDKAAGLLNKGAQWADTPKQVAEASDVVFTIVGFPADVRSVILGEEGVLAGSKPGNIIVDMTTSEPTLAVEIAETTKAQGVYSVDAPVSGGDIGAKEARLSIMIGGEEEVVTALNPCWEAMGKTIVRQGGPGAGQHTKMVNQTLIATGMIGVCEALLYGYKAGLDLETVLKSVGSGAAGSWSLTNLGPRIIDNNFDPGFFVEHFIKDMGIALSEARKMGIALPGLALGEQLYLAVKAQGHGRLGTHALELALCQLNDIDWKNR from the coding sequence ATGCCAAGCATCGAGATTGTTCCCGGTAAAACCAAGATCGGCTGGATCGGCACCGGCGTTATGGGTACCAGTATGTGTGGGCATCTGATCGACAAGGGCTTCTCGGCAACGGTTTACAATCGCACCAAGGACAAAGCTGCTGGTCTTCTCAACAAGGGAGCCCAGTGGGCCGACACCCCTAAGCAAGTTGCCGAGGCGAGTGACGTCGTCTTCACGATCGTTGGCTTTCCGGCGGATGTGCGGAGTGTGATTCTTGGCGAAGAAGGCGTTCTCGCCGGCAGCAAGCCAGGCAACATCATCGTCGATATGACGACCAGCGAACCGACCCTGGCCGTCGAGATCGCTGAGACCACCAAAGCCCAAGGCGTTTACAGCGTTGATGCACCCGTCTCCGGTGGTGACATTGGGGCGAAAGAGGCGCGGCTTTCGATCATGATCGGCGGAGAAGAGGAAGTCGTTACGGCCTTGAATCCTTGCTGGGAAGCGATGGGCAAGACAATCGTCCGCCAAGGAGGGCCTGGGGCAGGGCAGCACACCAAGATGGTAAATCAAACGCTGATCGCAACCGGCATGATCGGTGTCTGCGAAGCGCTGCTTTACGGCTACAAGGCAGGTCTCGATTTGGAAACCGTTCTGAAAAGTGTCGGGTCAGGTGCGGCCGGCAGTTGGTCGCTTACCAATCTGGGACCGCGCATTATCGACAACAACTTCGATCCTGGCTTCTTTGTCGAACACTTCATCAAGGACATGGGCATCGCTTTGTCCGAAGCTCGCAAAATGGGAATCGCACTTCCTGGCCTGGCCTTGGGCGAACAGCTTTACCTGGCCGTCAAGGCTCAAGGACACGGTCGACTGGGCACGCATGCTTTGGAACTGGCACTGTGCCAGCTGAATGACATCGACTGGAAAAACCGCTGA
- a CDS encoding TIGR03009 domain-containing protein, which yields MKNGIFLAACMAMVGLVSSNSFVLAQGNTGQPLGLAQNGQQVNPQQNLQPGMVGGQAQAGQGQMPAPFQVTPQEQKYIDDILQFWEFRSKKVNHYEANFERWEYDSVFGPADTHKTYSKGIIKYEQPDKGLFKVESIQHYTPPKEAGKPATYDFRPAEVLEHWVCDGASIFEFDVAAKQLKIWPLPPEQQGQAITNGPLPFLFGAKKDEIKDRFYLRVSPYQGNNPNEYWLEAWPKRPQDASEYRYIDILIDREEFLPFAISVFDREYNPNATPPNMPNYSRTVYQFSDRKTYEAGGLTANLQAMFKRSFYQPQLPAGWQRVVQQTPGAQQPGQGPANAVRPNQAMPR from the coding sequence ATGAAGAATGGAATCTTCCTCGCGGCGTGCATGGCCATGGTTGGCCTCGTCAGCAGCAACAGCTTTGTCCTGGCCCAAGGCAACACCGGCCAACCTCTCGGACTGGCTCAAAATGGGCAGCAGGTCAATCCGCAGCAGAATCTTCAACCCGGCATGGTTGGCGGTCAGGCCCAAGCAGGCCAGGGTCAGATGCCAGCTCCGTTCCAGGTAACTCCTCAGGAACAGAAGTACATCGACGACATCCTGCAGTTCTGGGAATTCCGCAGCAAGAAGGTCAATCACTACGAAGCCAACTTCGAGCGTTGGGAATACGATTCGGTCTTCGGCCCTGCCGATACCCACAAGACCTACAGCAAAGGCATCATCAAGTACGAGCAGCCTGACAAGGGGCTGTTCAAAGTCGAATCGATTCAGCATTACACGCCCCCCAAAGAAGCCGGCAAGCCGGCAACTTACGACTTTCGCCCCGCCGAAGTCCTTGAGCATTGGGTGTGCGACGGTGCTTCGATCTTCGAGTTTGATGTCGCTGCCAAGCAGTTGAAGATCTGGCCGCTACCGCCGGAACAGCAAGGGCAGGCAATCACCAACGGCCCACTGCCGTTTTTGTTTGGTGCCAAAAAGGACGAGATCAAGGATCGCTTCTACCTTCGCGTTTCTCCTTACCAAGGGAACAACCCGAACGAGTATTGGCTGGAAGCCTGGCCAAAGCGACCTCAGGATGCCTCTGAGTACCGTTACATCGATATCCTGATCGACCGCGAAGAGTTCCTGCCGTTCGCCATCTCGGTGTTCGATCGGGAATACAATCCCAATGCCACGCCGCCGAACATGCCCAACTACTCGCGAACGGTTTATCAGTTTTCCGATCGCAAGACGTACGAAGCCGGTGGTCTGACGGCGAACCTGCAAGCGATGTTCAAACGCTCGTTCTATCAGCCGCAATTGCCTGCCGGCTGGCAGCGAGTGGTTCAGCAAACGCCAGGTGCTCAGCAACCAGGGCAGGGGCCGGCCAACGCCGTTCGCCCCAATCAAGCGATGCCTCGCTAG
- a CDS encoding NfeD family protein: MLKARGTWIWWAEAFLLLALVMVSPSAVLSQQDELAAEKEDQANAGAAPKLAGVRLKVALPITGTVDTDVKQSLQKLLSRLTDKDERPVVILELDGGPEGQSRGSEFERSLAIARFLTSKEATRLKTVAYLKGPIEGHAVLIPLACEQIVMHPDAELGNAGIDEGSISNTMRHAYEEIAGFRNVLPPQLALGMLDPSLEVYRVNDRRFVNGEEYAQLKNDGQVATSEKLVPRGQMALFTANKLRQDLQLISHVSENYRQLAALLEIPENQITQDLGLNRDWKAARFVMDGEISNRMVQRTSLSMQDAVTRGVNFMLIELKSRGGDPVACENMVNFLLGLPDTVHTVALVTEEATSNASLIAMACDEIAVSPNARLGGEGIYQYTEQGRADLENYLAKISIEANRSWSIWGAMNDPDLKVFRYERPGTTLTKYLSEREARELQDAKQWKQGPEVTQAGIPLQLTGTKALDWGVADSEATSVSDVTRRYGLPDELEIPKQNWAHQFIEILASPGLAMFCLFIGVIALISEFKAPGVGVPGFVAAMCLGLFFWSRFLNGTAGWLEAMLIIGGLFFILLELLVLPGFGIFGLGGGAMFIAGIVLAMQTFIWPSTDYELDQVPYSLGTILVIFSGMIAAAFFAKHVLPRTPFLNQTMLDAPDDEAMEEIRRRETIVDLTHLVGNTGLALTPLRPSGKAKIGHEIVSVTSDGDMIEKGDKVVVVQVRGNYAIVRSASQ, encoded by the coding sequence ATGTTGAAAGCTCGCGGCACCTGGATCTGGTGGGCAGAAGCTTTTCTGCTCCTGGCTCTGGTCATGGTCTCCCCCTCGGCAGTGCTGTCTCAACAGGACGAACTGGCCGCTGAGAAAGAGGACCAGGCCAACGCAGGAGCGGCCCCCAAGCTTGCTGGTGTTCGCCTGAAGGTTGCGTTGCCGATTACCGGTACCGTTGATACGGATGTCAAGCAAAGCCTTCAGAAGCTTCTCTCTCGATTGACCGATAAGGACGAACGCCCGGTCGTGATCCTTGAACTGGATGGGGGCCCCGAAGGCCAGTCGCGCGGCAGCGAGTTTGAACGCAGCCTGGCGATTGCACGCTTCCTCACCTCCAAAGAGGCCACCCGGCTGAAGACGGTCGCGTACCTGAAAGGCCCAATCGAAGGGCATGCGGTCCTGATTCCCTTGGCCTGCGAACAGATCGTGATGCACCCCGACGCCGAGCTTGGCAACGCCGGGATCGACGAAGGCTCGATTTCCAACACAATGCGTCACGCTTACGAAGAGATCGCCGGCTTCCGCAACGTGCTGCCGCCGCAACTGGCACTCGGCATGCTCGACCCGAGCTTAGAAGTCTATCGCGTCAACGATCGCCGCTTCGTCAATGGCGAGGAGTATGCCCAGCTCAAGAACGATGGGCAGGTCGCCACTTCCGAGAAACTCGTGCCGCGCGGACAGATGGCACTTTTCACCGCCAACAAGTTGCGGCAAGACTTACAGTTGATCAGCCACGTGAGCGAAAACTATCGCCAGTTGGCAGCTCTCTTAGAGATCCCTGAAAACCAGATCACCCAAGACTTGGGGCTCAACCGCGACTGGAAAGCGGCTCGCTTCGTCATGGACGGCGAGATCTCCAACCGGATGGTTCAGCGGACTTCGCTTTCGATGCAAGATGCCGTCACGCGTGGCGTGAACTTCATGCTAATCGAACTCAAGTCGCGTGGGGGTGATCCAGTTGCTTGCGAGAACATGGTCAACTTCCTGCTCGGCTTGCCTGATACCGTGCATACGGTGGCCTTGGTCACGGAAGAGGCAACCTCTAATGCCTCGCTGATTGCGATGGCCTGCGACGAAATTGCCGTCTCCCCAAATGCCCGTCTCGGCGGAGAGGGTATTTACCAGTACACCGAGCAAGGCCGGGCGGACCTGGAGAACTACCTGGCAAAGATTTCGATCGAGGCCAACCGGTCGTGGTCGATCTGGGGCGCGATGAACGACCCCGACTTGAAGGTCTTTCGCTACGAACGCCCTGGGACAACCCTCACCAAGTACCTCAGCGAGCGTGAAGCACGCGAACTCCAGGATGCAAAACAGTGGAAGCAAGGGCCGGAAGTTACCCAGGCAGGCATACCTTTACAATTAACCGGCACCAAAGCACTCGACTGGGGCGTGGCCGACTCCGAAGCAACCAGCGTATCGGATGTGACCCGGCGGTATGGCTTGCCGGACGAACTTGAAATCCCCAAGCAGAACTGGGCTCATCAGTTCATCGAAATCCTGGCGAGTCCTGGTCTGGCCATGTTCTGCCTGTTTATTGGCGTGATTGCGTTGATCAGCGAGTTCAAAGCACCTGGCGTCGGTGTTCCTGGTTTCGTGGCTGCGATGTGCTTGGGGCTCTTCTTCTGGAGCCGCTTCCTCAACGGCACTGCCGGTTGGCTGGAAGCGATGCTGATTATCGGTGGGCTGTTCTTTATCTTGCTGGAACTTCTGGTTCTGCCAGGCTTCGGTATCTTCGGCCTGGGTGGTGGCGCGATGTTCATTGCCGGGATCGTTCTGGCCATGCAGACGTTCATCTGGCCATCGACCGACTACGAACTCGACCAGGTGCCTTACTCGCTGGGAACGATCCTGGTCATCTTCTCCGGGATGATCGCCGCGGCTTTCTTTGCGAAGCACGTTCTGCCGAGGACACCGTTCTTGAATCAAACGATGCTCGATGCACCCGATGACGAAGCCATGGAAGAAATTCGCCGCCGAGAAACGATCGTCGACCTGACGCATCTGGTTGGCAATACGGGCCTGGCCCTCACGCCACTGAGGCCAAGTGGCAAAGCGAAAATCGGACACGAGATCGTGAGTGTCACTTCCGATGGTGATATGATTGAAAAAGGAGACAAGGTTGTCGTCGTCCAAGTGCGCGGCAACTATGCCATCGTTCGCTCGGCATCGCAGTAG
- a CDS encoding NfeD family protein, translating into MSPITIALILLLSGLALIVLEMFIPSGGVLGFIAAVLLIGAVVYAYLKCDIAVGTAFLAATVVTVPVMIGIAIRVWPHTPMGRMILLDSATDEYVDSHESFGHTELVGRRGIARSNLLPSGVAEIDGNRWDVIIVGPAADRGDLIEVVEVEGNRVLVTKVDETEAAPEPAAEESPTESLTTRNDEIFEDDPFA; encoded by the coding sequence ATGTCACCGATCACCATCGCCTTAATTCTGCTTCTCTCAGGATTGGCGCTGATTGTTCTTGAGATGTTTATCCCTTCGGGAGGCGTCTTGGGATTCATCGCCGCTGTGCTGCTGATTGGGGCAGTCGTATACGCTTACCTGAAGTGTGACATCGCGGTGGGCACGGCATTCCTTGCGGCGACGGTGGTTACCGTTCCGGTGATGATTGGCATCGCGATCCGCGTCTGGCCCCACACCCCCATGGGGCGTATGATCTTGCTCGATTCGGCCACGGACGAATACGTCGATTCGCACGAAAGCTTCGGCCATACCGAACTGGTCGGTCGCCGCGGGATCGCTCGCAGCAACCTGCTACCCAGTGGCGTCGCCGAGATCGACGGTAATCGCTGGGATGTGATTATCGTGGGCCCAGCGGCCGACCGAGGGGATTTGATCGAGGTGGTGGAAGTCGAAGGGAATCGAGTCCTGGTAACCAAAGTCGATGAAACCGAGGCCGCACCCGAGCCGGCCGCCGAAGAATCGCCGACAGAATCACTGACGACTCGCAACGACGAAATCTTCGAAGACGATCCCTTTGCTTGA
- the floA gene encoding flotillin-like protein FloA (flotillin-like protein involved in membrane lipid rafts) has product MQNIVEIALLANWWANVMIIGMLAAGLVMLIIIGIFAFYFRLWIQSIWTGAGITIFDLLGMSFRNVNAKMIVRSKIMAVQAGLGDSSGITTKALEAHYLAGGNVPQVIKAMIAANKAKTIQLTFREATAIDLAGRDVLEAVQTSVYPKVIDCPPRNAKRTSLDAMAKNGIQLKVKARVTVRANLQRLIGGATEETIIGRVGEGIVSAIGSAELHSDVLENPDLISKAVLSRRLDANTAFEIVSIDIADIDVGENIGARLQADQAEADTQVARARAEGRRAMAVAEERENLAEIENARSAVVDAESEVPKAISEAFRNGRLSIMDYYSLRNVQADTDMRKSIALSSGTGTTSNK; this is encoded by the coding sequence ATGCAAAACATTGTTGAAATAGCTCTGCTTGCCAACTGGTGGGCCAACGTGATGATCATCGGCATGCTGGCCGCCGGGCTGGTGATGTTGATCATTATCGGGATCTTCGCGTTTTACTTCCGCCTCTGGATTCAATCGATCTGGACTGGGGCCGGCATCACAATCTTCGACCTGCTAGGCATGTCGTTCCGAAATGTGAACGCCAAGATGATCGTTCGCAGCAAGATCATGGCCGTTCAGGCAGGGCTAGGCGATTCTTCCGGGATCACTACCAAGGCGCTCGAAGCGCACTACCTGGCCGGTGGCAATGTGCCTCAGGTCATCAAAGCAATGATTGCGGCCAACAAAGCCAAGACAATTCAATTGACCTTTCGCGAAGCGACGGCGATCGATCTGGCGGGACGCGATGTTCTGGAAGCCGTCCAGACGAGTGTTTACCCGAAAGTGATCGACTGCCCGCCACGCAATGCCAAACGAACTTCGCTGGATGCGATGGCCAAAAACGGCATCCAGTTGAAAGTCAAAGCGCGAGTAACCGTGCGAGCCAACTTGCAGCGGCTGATTGGTGGTGCCACCGAAGAAACGATCATTGGTCGTGTCGGGGAGGGCATCGTCAGTGCGATCGGTTCCGCCGAACTGCACTCCGACGTGCTAGAAAACCCCGACCTGATCTCCAAGGCCGTACTGTCACGACGCTTGGATGCCAATACGGCGTTCGAGATTGTCTCGATCGATATCGCCGATATCGACGTGGGTGAAAACATTGGTGCCCGACTGCAAGCCGACCAGGCCGAAGCCGACACGCAAGTTGCCCGCGCACGTGCCGAAGGTCGCCGGGCAATGGCCGTGGCCGAAGAGCGGGAAAACCTGGCTGAAATTGAGAATGCCCGATCGGCTGTTGTCGATGCAGAATCGGAAGTTCCCAAAGCTATTTCGGAAGCGTTTCGTAATGGCCGCTTGAGCATCATGGATTACTACTCGCTACGAAACGTTCAGGCCGATACCGACATGCGAAAGTCGATTGCCCTTTCAAGCGGCACCGGTACAACATCGAATAAGTAA
- a CDS encoding CerR family C-terminal domain-containing protein encodes MSSSPPDAKQRLLEAAIQEFALHGYDHGTVRRICGKADVNVNAVKYYFEDKKGLYIEAVKEAHRARHRSMAPSGFIPPGDSPEIAPEIRLQGFIRQMVAMAMSAQDRIDHKHLLIFREMADPSEATQDIVHEFIRPHFERLNDILKQLLPEETPEGDRHMFAFSVVGQCMHYKMAGPIINMLVSPQELQALTADRVAEHIYQVITAAIQQRKQADSA; translated from the coding sequence ATGAGTTCGTCACCGCCGGATGCCAAACAGCGCCTGTTGGAAGCAGCCATTCAGGAATTTGCCCTGCATGGCTACGACCACGGTACGGTTCGCCGTATCTGCGGTAAGGCAGACGTGAACGTGAACGCCGTGAAGTATTACTTCGAGGATAAGAAGGGGTTGTACATCGAAGCGGTGAAGGAAGCGCACCGGGCCAGGCATCGATCGATGGCCCCCAGCGGCTTTATTCCCCCGGGGGATAGCCCCGAAATTGCCCCAGAAATCCGGCTGCAGGGGTTCATTCGCCAAATGGTCGCCATGGCCATGTCCGCCCAGGACCGCATTGATCACAAGCACTTGCTGATCTTTCGTGAAATGGCCGACCCTTCCGAGGCGACCCAGGACATCGTTCACGAATTTATTCGTCCTCACTTCGAGCGATTGAACGACATCTTGAAGCAACTTCTGCCTGAGGAAACGCCGGAAGGGGATCGCCATATGTTCGCTTTCAGCGTTGTGGGGCAGTGTATGCATTACAAAATGGCTGGACCGATCATCAATATGCTCGTCTCTCCGCAGGAACTTCAGGCCTTAACGGCCGATCGCGTGGCCGAGCACATCTATCAGGTTATTACCGCCGCGATCCAACAAAGAAAACAAGCAGATTCCGCTTGA
- a CDS encoding PQQ-binding-like beta-propeller repeat protein — MMSISALADDWPQWRGPNRDGVWRERGILREFPEEGLQPEWTVPIGAGYSGPVVADGYVYVTDRIVEPEQKERVHCVDLANGKKLWSFEYPCPYANIGYTAGPRACPLVDDSNLYTLGSMGHLHCLDAITGDKIWSRDLQKDYKIRMPNWGIAAAPLIWRDLLILQIGGSEGACVIALDKESGEEEWRALNDRACYASPIMIEQAGRPTVLVWTGDSVAALDPKDGDVRWRYPWAPKNMPIGVATPVVQGDRVFLTSFYDGALMLRIKPDEFGYEVLWHRVGRSENDTDGLHSIISTPVFEGDYIYGVDSYGQFRCLDASNGDRVWEDQTAVPKARWSTIHFVKHGDRYFMFNERGELIIARLSPDGFEEIDRTKILSPTRDQLSRRDGVCWSHPAFAEKCVIARSDDQLVCISLED; from the coding sequence ATGATGTCCATTTCCGCCCTGGCCGATGATTGGCCGCAGTGGCGTGGCCCGAACCGCGACGGTGTTTGGCGTGAACGAGGTATCTTGCGGGAATTTCCCGAGGAAGGTCTACAGCCCGAGTGGACCGTGCCGATCGGGGCCGGCTATAGCGGACCTGTCGTTGCCGATGGTTATGTCTACGTAACCGATCGTATTGTCGAGCCAGAGCAGAAGGAACGTGTGCACTGTGTCGATCTGGCTAACGGTAAAAAGCTGTGGAGCTTCGAGTATCCGTGTCCCTATGCCAACATTGGGTATACGGCAGGACCGCGGGCCTGTCCCCTGGTCGACGACTCGAATCTTTACACCTTAGGCTCGATGGGACATCTGCACTGTCTGGATGCCATCACAGGGGACAAGATCTGGTCTCGCGATCTGCAAAAGGACTACAAGATTCGGATGCCAAACTGGGGTATCGCCGCGGCACCACTCATTTGGCGTGATCTGTTGATACTGCAAATTGGTGGGTCTGAAGGTGCCTGTGTTATTGCACTGGATAAAGAAAGCGGCGAAGAAGAGTGGCGGGCACTCAACGATCGTGCGTGCTATGCGTCCCCCATCATGATCGAGCAAGCAGGCCGCCCGACCGTGCTCGTTTGGACAGGCGATAGTGTCGCCGCGCTCGATCCGAAGGATGGGGACGTTCGTTGGCGATATCCTTGGGCCCCGAAGAACATGCCGATCGGTGTCGCGACGCCGGTTGTTCAGGGAGACCGCGTGTTTCTTACATCATTTTACGATGGGGCGTTAATGCTTCGGATTAAGCCTGACGAGTTTGGCTATGAAGTCCTTTGGCATCGCGTTGGCCGCTCGGAAAACGACACCGATGGGCTGCATTCCATCATCAGTACCCCTGTCTTTGAGGGAGACTACATCTACGGTGTGGATAGCTACGGCCAGTTTCGCTGCCTGGATGCTTCCAACGGCGATCGCGTGTGGGAAGATCAAACGGCCGTTCCAAAAGCACGCTGGAGCACGATCCACTTTGTGAAACATGGAGACCGATACTTCATGTTCAACGAGCGGGGGGAACTGATTATCGCTCGGCTGTCTCCCGACGGTTTCGAAGAAATCGATCGAACAAAGATCCTCAGTCCAACCCGCGATCAGCTCTCGCGCCGCGACGGTGTGTGCTGGTCGCATCCCGCCTTTGCCGAAAAGTGCGTGATTGCTCGCAGCGACGATCAGTTAGTTTGTATAAGTCTCGAGGACTAA
- a CDS encoding class I SAM-dependent methyltransferase: protein MSLIIGQLIWIESLLSAVVVGKITNGHPISRHRSGTDMVSSPIAFHTVDAFPAWKRAENRLRELIDTYRPTSILEIGSGANPTLPVEYVREAPFTYTTNDISAEELSKADPAYETLQLDACQEGIPENVHGAYDLIYSRMVNEHVQNGKQYYENIFSMLKPGGVTAHCFSTLYALPFLVNWLMPEFVSERILAVMEPRDKHQHDKFRAYYSWSRGPSMSMVRRFESIGYQVLKYDGFFGHSYYRKRLPWIDSLEKTKARFLSKYPISALTSYAFIVLQKPE from the coding sequence TTGAGCCTGATCATCGGCCAATTAATCTGGATCGAGTCTCTTTTGTCGGCAGTTGTTGTCGGCAAGATCACCAATGGCCATCCCATCTCACGTCATCGATCGGGCACCGACATGGTATCCAGTCCAATTGCTTTCCATACCGTCGACGCATTCCCTGCCTGGAAACGTGCAGAAAATCGGCTTCGCGAGCTGATCGATACTTATCGGCCGACATCGATTTTGGAAATCGGCTCTGGTGCCAATCCGACCCTTCCGGTCGAGTACGTTCGCGAGGCACCATTCACCTACACAACCAACGATATCAGTGCCGAAGAACTCTCGAAAGCAGATCCGGCCTACGAGACGCTACAGCTTGACGCCTGCCAGGAAGGAATTCCTGAGAATGTCCACGGAGCGTACGATTTGATCTACAGCCGAATGGTGAACGAACACGTTCAGAACGGCAAGCAGTACTACGAGAACATCTTCTCGATGCTCAAGCCAGGTGGCGTGACCGCCCACTGCTTCTCGACATTGTATGCTCTGCCGTTTCTGGTGAATTGGCTGATGCCGGAATTCGTGAGCGAACGGATCCTGGCAGTCATGGAACCTCGCGACAAACATCAACACGATAAGTTCCGCGCGTACTACAGCTGGAGTCGCGGCCCATCGATGAGCATGGTTCGACGATTTGAATCGATTGGTTACCAGGTCCTGAAATACGATGGTTTCTTCGGTCACAGCTACTATCGGAAACGTCTTCCGTGGATCGATTCGCTGGAAAAGACCAAAGCACGTTTCCTGAGCAAGTATCCCATCTCGGCGCTGACCAGTTACGCGTTTATTGTTCTGCAGAAGCCTGAGTAG